Proteins co-encoded in one Nothobranchius furzeri strain GRZ-AD chromosome 4, NfurGRZ-RIMD1, whole genome shotgun sequence genomic window:
- the srpk2 gene encoding SRSF protein kinase 2 isoform X3, whose product MSSRKVMAIQARKRRPKGKKDRAGHHRRPENQQKAPVSTPPPPPPPPPPPELAGPTEPEEEILGSDDEEQEDPADYCKGGYHPVKIGDLFNGRYHVIRKLGWGHFSTVWLCWDIQVKNFVAMKVVKSAQHYTETALDEIKLLRCVRESDPGDPNKDMVVQLIDDFKISGVNGIHVCMVFEVLGHHLLKWIIKSNYQGLPLPCVKSIIKQVLQGLDYLHAKCKIIHTDIKPENILMCVDDVFVRRMAMEATEWQKAGAPPPSGSAVSTAPQLKPVSTTDVGKISKNKKKKLKKKQKRQAELLKTRMLEIEALEREAEIKEEKAKDSGDKDTPEQASPMQPAPPSLGPSMALGESEDDEDEEEEGEDEEEEGERERPVRLTNHTCAAPSQEQNEAPHTPSGDPADEAEEEEEEEEEEEEEPTPVAEKDAPIPPISEEGNGDLTQADGEEEEGEEEDPLKGKGENVEETEEKKVEEQDEDKEEEEEKETETEDPKSESKPEEEVPVVDEEDSKEQEEEEYEGEDEDDDTTADLLTDSTSPIKPHTNKTNSAQTNGHVLLGSEARIQNTGIPPPPSPTPEPLLCPLVESELSYTDRDISLSSGYELYNGEGREPGLTNGSSERHQGTVPLFPDLPLDPEPGNPVSVGTADIGTDPSSNSPTADRSRTVSSSSTGDMPKVRARAADLLINPLDPRNAESIRVKIADLGNACWVHKHFTEDIQTRQYRSIEVLIGAGYGTPADIWSTACMAFELATGDYLFEPHSGEDYSRDEDHIAHIIELLGCIPRHFALSGKYSREFFNRRGELRHITKLKPWSLFDVLVEKYGWAHEDAGHFTQFLLPMLEMVPEKRASAGECLNHPWLNS is encoded by the exons acctgaaaaccagcaGAAAGCCCCGGTGAGCACCCCTCCTCCCCCGCCACCCCCTCCACCTCCCCCTGAGCTGGCAGGGCCAACGGAGCCGGAGGAGGAGATCCTGGGCTCCGACGATGAGGAGCAGGAGGACCCCGCGGACTACTGTAAAG GCGGGTACCATCCGGTGAAGATCGGGGATTTATTCAACGGAAGGTACCATGTGATCAGAAAGTTGGGGTGGGGCCACTTCTCCACAGTATGGCTGTGCTGGGACATACA AGTGAAGAACTTTGTGGCGATGAAGGTGGTGAAGAGCGCCCAGCACTACACAGAAACGGCCTTGGATGAGATCAAACTGCTGCGATGT GTGAGAGAAAGCGACCCCGGTGATCCCAACAAGGACATGGTGGTTCAGCTGATTGACGACTTCAAGATCTCTGGGGTCAACGGCATAC ATGTGTGTATGGTGTTCGAGGTGCTGGGTCATCACCTGCTCAAATGGATCATTAAATCCAACTACCAAGGTCTGCCGCTGCCGTGTGTCAAGAGCATTATCAAACAg GTCCTGCAGGGGCTGGACTACCTCCACGCCAAATGTAAAATCATTCACACAGACATCAAGCCAGAGAACATCCTGATGTGTGTTGATGACGTGTTTGTGAGGCGGATGGCCATGGAGGCAACGGAGTGGCAGAAAGCTGGAGCCCCACCGCCGTCTGGATCAGCAg ttagCACAGCCCCTCAGCTCAAACCAGTGAGTACAACTGAT GTGGGAAAAATctccaagaacaagaagaagaagctgaagaagaagcagaagcggCAGGCTGAGCTGCTGAAGACTCGGATGTTGGAGATCGAAGCCTTGGAACGAGAGGCTGAGATAAAGGAAGAAAAGGCCAAAGATAGCGGGGACAAAGACACACCTGAGCAAGCTTCCCCTATGCAGCCGGCACCTCCATCACTGGGGCCTAGCATGGCACTGGGAGAGAGCGAGGATGAcgaggatgaagaggaggaaggggaagatgaggaagaagaaggagagagggaGAGGCCTGTCAGGTTGACTAATCATACAT GTGCAGCACCTTCCCAGGAGCAGAATGAAGCACCTCACACTCCTTCTGGTGATCCAGCAGACGAggcggaagaggaagaagaggaagaagaagaggaggaggaggaacctaCACCAGTTGCTGAAAAAGATGCTCCCATTCCCCCCATCTCAGAGGAAGGTAATGGAGATTTAACACAAGCAGatggggaggaagaggagggggaggaggaggatccGTTGAAGGGAAAGGGGGAGAATGTGGAGGAGACtgaggagaagaaagtggaggagCAAGATGAAgataaagaagaggaagaagagaaggAGACTGAGACAGAGGATCCAAAATCTGAGAGTAAACCAGAGGAAGAGGTGCCAGTGGTGGATGAAGAAGACTCAAAGGAGCAGGAGGAAGAGGAGTATGAGGGTGAAGACGAGGATGACGATACGACAGCTGACCTCCTGACTGACAGCACCTCCCCAATCAAACCCCACACCAATAAAACCAATTCAGCTCAGACCAACGGGCATGTTTTATTAGGCTCTGAGGCACGCATACAAAACACTGGCATTCCTCCACCTCCTTCACCCACCCCCGAGCCTCTcctctgccccctggtggagtctGAGCTCAGCTACACAGACAGGGACATCTCCCTCAGCTCCGGATACGAGTTGTATAACGGAGAGGGGCGAGAGCCGGGCCTGACCAACGGCTCTAGTGAGCGACATCAGGGAACGGTGCCCCTGTTCCCTGACTTGCCCCTGGACCCTGAACCGGGAAACCCTGTTTCAGTTGGGACGGCAGACATCGGAACTGACCCTTCGTCAAACAGCCCCACCGCAGACCGTAGTCGCACTGTGTCATCCTCGAGCACTGGAGACATGCCTAAAG TCAGGGCCAGAGCTGCAGACCTGCTGATCAACCCGCTGGACCCCCGCAACGCTGAGTCAATCAGAGTCAAAATCGCTGACCTTGGAAATGCTTGCTGGGTG CACAAGCACTTTACAGAAGACATCCAAACAAGACAGTATCGTTCCATAGAAGTCTTGATAGGAGCTGGTTATGGTACTCCAGCTGATATCTGGAGTACAGCCTGCATG GCGTTTGAGCTGGCCACAGGAGATTATCTGTTTGAGCCTCACTCAGGAGAGGACTACTCCCGTGATGAGG ACCACATAGCCCACATCATAGAGCTGCTGGGCTGTATTCCGAGGCACTTTGCACTCTCTGGAAAATATTCCCGGGAGTTCTTCAACAGAAGAG GTGAGTTGCGACACATCACCAAGCTGAAGCCGTGGTCTTTGTTTGATGTGTTGGTGGAGAAGTACGGCTGGGCGCATGAAGACGCTGGCCACTTCACCCAGTTCCTTCTGCCCATGCTGGAGATGGTCCCTGAGAAGAGAGCCTCAGCTGGCGAATGCCTAAACCACCCCTGGCTCAACTCATAG
- the srpk2 gene encoding SRSF protein kinase 2 isoform X4 → MSSRKVMAIQARKRRPKGKKDRAGHHRRPENQQKAPVSTPPPPPPPPPPPELAGPTEPEEEILGSDDEEQEDPADYCKGGYHPVKIGDLFNGRYHVIRKLGWGHFSTVWLCWDIQVKNFVAMKVVKSAQHYTETALDEIKLLRCVRESDPGDPNKDMVVQLIDDFKISGVNGIHVCMVFEVLGHHLLKWIIKSNYQGLPLPCVKSIIKQVLQGLDYLHAKCKIIHTDIKPENILMCVDDVFVRRMAMEATEWQKAGAPPPSGSAVSTAPQLKPVSTTDVGKISKNKKKKLKKKQKRQAELLKTRMLEIEALEREAEIKEEKAKDSGDKDTPEQASPMQPAPPSLGPSMALGESEDDEDEEEEGEDEEEEGERERPVRLTNHTCAAPSQEQNEAPHTPSGDPADEAEEEEEEEEEEEEEPTPVAEKDAPIPPISEEGNGDLTQADGEEEEGEEEDPLKGKGENVEETEEKKVEEQDEDKEEEEEKETETEDPKSESKPEEEVPVVDEEDSKEQEEEEYEGEDEDDDTTADLLTDSTSPIKPHTNKTNSAQTNGHVLLGSEARIQNTGIPPPPSPTPEPLLCPLVESELSYTDRDISLSSGYELYNGEGREPGLTNGSSERHQGTVPLFPDLPLDPEPGNPVSVGTADIGTDPSSNSPTADRSRTVSSSSTGDMPKVRARAADLLINPLDPRNAESIRVKIADLGNACWVHKHFTEDIQTRQYRSIEVLIGAGYGTPADIWSTACMAFELATGDYLFEPHSGEDYSRDEDHIALITELLGKVPRKVVAAGKYSREFFSKKGELRHITKLKPWSLFDVLVEKYGWAHEDAGHFTQFLLPMLEMVPEKRASAGECLNHPWLNS, encoded by the exons acctgaaaaccagcaGAAAGCCCCGGTGAGCACCCCTCCTCCCCCGCCACCCCCTCCACCTCCCCCTGAGCTGGCAGGGCCAACGGAGCCGGAGGAGGAGATCCTGGGCTCCGACGATGAGGAGCAGGAGGACCCCGCGGACTACTGTAAAG GCGGGTACCATCCGGTGAAGATCGGGGATTTATTCAACGGAAGGTACCATGTGATCAGAAAGTTGGGGTGGGGCCACTTCTCCACAGTATGGCTGTGCTGGGACATACA AGTGAAGAACTTTGTGGCGATGAAGGTGGTGAAGAGCGCCCAGCACTACACAGAAACGGCCTTGGATGAGATCAAACTGCTGCGATGT GTGAGAGAAAGCGACCCCGGTGATCCCAACAAGGACATGGTGGTTCAGCTGATTGACGACTTCAAGATCTCTGGGGTCAACGGCATAC ATGTGTGTATGGTGTTCGAGGTGCTGGGTCATCACCTGCTCAAATGGATCATTAAATCCAACTACCAAGGTCTGCCGCTGCCGTGTGTCAAGAGCATTATCAAACAg GTCCTGCAGGGGCTGGACTACCTCCACGCCAAATGTAAAATCATTCACACAGACATCAAGCCAGAGAACATCCTGATGTGTGTTGATGACGTGTTTGTGAGGCGGATGGCCATGGAGGCAACGGAGTGGCAGAAAGCTGGAGCCCCACCGCCGTCTGGATCAGCAg ttagCACAGCCCCTCAGCTCAAACCAGTGAGTACAACTGAT GTGGGAAAAATctccaagaacaagaagaagaagctgaagaagaagcagaagcggCAGGCTGAGCTGCTGAAGACTCGGATGTTGGAGATCGAAGCCTTGGAACGAGAGGCTGAGATAAAGGAAGAAAAGGCCAAAGATAGCGGGGACAAAGACACACCTGAGCAAGCTTCCCCTATGCAGCCGGCACCTCCATCACTGGGGCCTAGCATGGCACTGGGAGAGAGCGAGGATGAcgaggatgaagaggaggaaggggaagatgaggaagaagaaggagagagggaGAGGCCTGTCAGGTTGACTAATCATACAT GTGCAGCACCTTCCCAGGAGCAGAATGAAGCACCTCACACTCCTTCTGGTGATCCAGCAGACGAggcggaagaggaagaagaggaagaagaagaggaggaggaggaacctaCACCAGTTGCTGAAAAAGATGCTCCCATTCCCCCCATCTCAGAGGAAGGTAATGGAGATTTAACACAAGCAGatggggaggaagaggagggggaggaggaggatccGTTGAAGGGAAAGGGGGAGAATGTGGAGGAGACtgaggagaagaaagtggaggagCAAGATGAAgataaagaagaggaagaagagaaggAGACTGAGACAGAGGATCCAAAATCTGAGAGTAAACCAGAGGAAGAGGTGCCAGTGGTGGATGAAGAAGACTCAAAGGAGCAGGAGGAAGAGGAGTATGAGGGTGAAGACGAGGATGACGATACGACAGCTGACCTCCTGACTGACAGCACCTCCCCAATCAAACCCCACACCAATAAAACCAATTCAGCTCAGACCAACGGGCATGTTTTATTAGGCTCTGAGGCACGCATACAAAACACTGGCATTCCTCCACCTCCTTCACCCACCCCCGAGCCTCTcctctgccccctggtggagtctGAGCTCAGCTACACAGACAGGGACATCTCCCTCAGCTCCGGATACGAGTTGTATAACGGAGAGGGGCGAGAGCCGGGCCTGACCAACGGCTCTAGTGAGCGACATCAGGGAACGGTGCCCCTGTTCCCTGACTTGCCCCTGGACCCTGAACCGGGAAACCCTGTTTCAGTTGGGACGGCAGACATCGGAACTGACCCTTCGTCAAACAGCCCCACCGCAGACCGTAGTCGCACTGTGTCATCCTCGAGCACTGGAGACATGCCTAAAG TCAGGGCCAGAGCTGCAGACCTGCTGATCAACCCGCTGGACCCCCGCAACGCTGAGTCAATCAGAGTCAAAATCGCTGACCTTGGAAATGCTTGCTGGGTG CACAAGCACTTTACAGAAGACATCCAAACAAGACAGTATCGTTCCATAGAAGTCTTGATAGGAGCTGGTTATGGTACTCCAGCTGATATCTGGAGTACAGCCTGCATG GCGTTTGAGCTGGCCACAGGAGATTATCTGTTTGAGCCTCACTCAGGAGAGGACTACTCCCGTGATGAGG ACCACATCGCTCTGATCACGGAGCTCCTTGGGAAGGTCCCACGCAAAGTGGTTGCTGCCGGGAAGTACAGCCGAGAGTTTTTCTCCAAGAAAG GTGAGTTGCGACACATCACCAAGCTGAAGCCGTGGTCTTTGTTTGATGTGTTGGTGGAGAAGTACGGCTGGGCGCATGAAGACGCTGGCCACTTCACCCAGTTCCTTCTGCCCATGCTGGAGATGGTCCCTGAGAAGAGAGCCTCAGCTGGCGAATGCCTAAACCACCCCTGGCTCAACTCATAG
- the srpk2 gene encoding SRSF protein kinase 2 isoform X1, with translation MSSRKVMAIQARKRRPKGKKDRAGHHRRPENQQKAPVSTPPPPPPPPPPPELAGPTEPEEEILGSDDEEQEDPADYCKGGYHPVKIGDLFNGRYHVIRKLGWGHFSTVWLCWDIQVKNFVAMKVVKSAQHYTETALDEIKLLRCVRESDPGDPNKDMVVQLIDDFKISGVNGIHVCMVFEVLGHHLLKWIIKSNYQGLPLPCVKSIIKQVLQGLDYLHAKCKIIHTDIKPENILMCVDDVFVRRMAMEATEWQKAGAPPPSGSAVSTAPQLKPVSTTDVGKISKNKKKKLKKKQKRQAELLKTRMLEIEALEREAEIKEEKAKDSGDKDTPEQASPMQPAPPSLGPSMALGESEDDEDEEEEGEDEEEEGERERPVRLTNHTCAAPSQEQNEAPHTPSGDPADEAEEEEEEEEEEEEEPTPVAEKDAPIPPISEEGNGDLTQADGEEEEGEEEDPLKGKGENVEETEEKKVEEQDEDKEEEEEKETETEDPKSESKPEEEVPVVDEEDSKEQEEEEYEGEDEDDDTTADLLTDSTSPIKPHTNKTNSAQTNGHVLLGSEARIQNTGIPPPPSPTPEPLLCPLVESELSYTDRDISLSSGYELYNGEGREPGLTNGSSERHQGTVPLFPDLPLDPEPGNPVSVGTADIGTDPSSNSPTADRSRTVSSSSTGDMPKVRARAADLLINPLDPRNAESIRVKIADLGNACWVHKHFTEDIQTRQYRSIEVLIGAGYGTPADIWSTACMAFELATGDYLFEPHSGEDYSRDEDHIAHIIELLGCIPRHFALSGKYSREFFNRRDHIALITELLGKVPRKVVAAGKYSREFFSKKGELRHITKLKPWSLFDVLVEKYGWAHEDAGHFTQFLLPMLEMVPEKRASAGECLNHPWLNS, from the exons acctgaaaaccagcaGAAAGCCCCGGTGAGCACCCCTCCTCCCCCGCCACCCCCTCCACCTCCCCCTGAGCTGGCAGGGCCAACGGAGCCGGAGGAGGAGATCCTGGGCTCCGACGATGAGGAGCAGGAGGACCCCGCGGACTACTGTAAAG GCGGGTACCATCCGGTGAAGATCGGGGATTTATTCAACGGAAGGTACCATGTGATCAGAAAGTTGGGGTGGGGCCACTTCTCCACAGTATGGCTGTGCTGGGACATACA AGTGAAGAACTTTGTGGCGATGAAGGTGGTGAAGAGCGCCCAGCACTACACAGAAACGGCCTTGGATGAGATCAAACTGCTGCGATGT GTGAGAGAAAGCGACCCCGGTGATCCCAACAAGGACATGGTGGTTCAGCTGATTGACGACTTCAAGATCTCTGGGGTCAACGGCATAC ATGTGTGTATGGTGTTCGAGGTGCTGGGTCATCACCTGCTCAAATGGATCATTAAATCCAACTACCAAGGTCTGCCGCTGCCGTGTGTCAAGAGCATTATCAAACAg GTCCTGCAGGGGCTGGACTACCTCCACGCCAAATGTAAAATCATTCACACAGACATCAAGCCAGAGAACATCCTGATGTGTGTTGATGACGTGTTTGTGAGGCGGATGGCCATGGAGGCAACGGAGTGGCAGAAAGCTGGAGCCCCACCGCCGTCTGGATCAGCAg ttagCACAGCCCCTCAGCTCAAACCAGTGAGTACAACTGAT GTGGGAAAAATctccaagaacaagaagaagaagctgaagaagaagcagaagcggCAGGCTGAGCTGCTGAAGACTCGGATGTTGGAGATCGAAGCCTTGGAACGAGAGGCTGAGATAAAGGAAGAAAAGGCCAAAGATAGCGGGGACAAAGACACACCTGAGCAAGCTTCCCCTATGCAGCCGGCACCTCCATCACTGGGGCCTAGCATGGCACTGGGAGAGAGCGAGGATGAcgaggatgaagaggaggaaggggaagatgaggaagaagaaggagagagggaGAGGCCTGTCAGGTTGACTAATCATACAT GTGCAGCACCTTCCCAGGAGCAGAATGAAGCACCTCACACTCCTTCTGGTGATCCAGCAGACGAggcggaagaggaagaagaggaagaagaagaggaggaggaggaacctaCACCAGTTGCTGAAAAAGATGCTCCCATTCCCCCCATCTCAGAGGAAGGTAATGGAGATTTAACACAAGCAGatggggaggaagaggagggggaggaggaggatccGTTGAAGGGAAAGGGGGAGAATGTGGAGGAGACtgaggagaagaaagtggaggagCAAGATGAAgataaagaagaggaagaagagaaggAGACTGAGACAGAGGATCCAAAATCTGAGAGTAAACCAGAGGAAGAGGTGCCAGTGGTGGATGAAGAAGACTCAAAGGAGCAGGAGGAAGAGGAGTATGAGGGTGAAGACGAGGATGACGATACGACAGCTGACCTCCTGACTGACAGCACCTCCCCAATCAAACCCCACACCAATAAAACCAATTCAGCTCAGACCAACGGGCATGTTTTATTAGGCTCTGAGGCACGCATACAAAACACTGGCATTCCTCCACCTCCTTCACCCACCCCCGAGCCTCTcctctgccccctggtggagtctGAGCTCAGCTACACAGACAGGGACATCTCCCTCAGCTCCGGATACGAGTTGTATAACGGAGAGGGGCGAGAGCCGGGCCTGACCAACGGCTCTAGTGAGCGACATCAGGGAACGGTGCCCCTGTTCCCTGACTTGCCCCTGGACCCTGAACCGGGAAACCCTGTTTCAGTTGGGACGGCAGACATCGGAACTGACCCTTCGTCAAACAGCCCCACCGCAGACCGTAGTCGCACTGTGTCATCCTCGAGCACTGGAGACATGCCTAAAG TCAGGGCCAGAGCTGCAGACCTGCTGATCAACCCGCTGGACCCCCGCAACGCTGAGTCAATCAGAGTCAAAATCGCTGACCTTGGAAATGCTTGCTGGGTG CACAAGCACTTTACAGAAGACATCCAAACAAGACAGTATCGTTCCATAGAAGTCTTGATAGGAGCTGGTTATGGTACTCCAGCTGATATCTGGAGTACAGCCTGCATG GCGTTTGAGCTGGCCACAGGAGATTATCTGTTTGAGCCTCACTCAGGAGAGGACTACTCCCGTGATGAGG ACCACATAGCCCACATCATAGAGCTGCTGGGCTGTATTCCGAGGCACTTTGCACTCTCTGGAAAATATTCCCGGGAGTTCTTCAACAGAAGAG ACCACATCGCTCTGATCACGGAGCTCCTTGGGAAGGTCCCACGCAAAGTGGTTGCTGCCGGGAAGTACAGCCGAGAGTTTTTCTCCAAGAAAG GTGAGTTGCGACACATCACCAAGCTGAAGCCGTGGTCTTTGTTTGATGTGTTGGTGGAGAAGTACGGCTGGGCGCATGAAGACGCTGGCCACTTCACCCAGTTCCTTCTGCCCATGCTGGAGATGGTCCCTGAGAAGAGAGCCTCAGCTGGCGAATGCCTAAACCACCCCTGGCTCAACTCATAG
- the srpk2 gene encoding SRSF protein kinase 2 isoform X2, whose protein sequence is MSVNSEKSSSPERPENQQKAPVSTPPPPPPPPPPPELAGPTEPEEEILGSDDEEQEDPADYCKGGYHPVKIGDLFNGRYHVIRKLGWGHFSTVWLCWDIQVKNFVAMKVVKSAQHYTETALDEIKLLRCVRESDPGDPNKDMVVQLIDDFKISGVNGIHVCMVFEVLGHHLLKWIIKSNYQGLPLPCVKSIIKQVLQGLDYLHAKCKIIHTDIKPENILMCVDDVFVRRMAMEATEWQKAGAPPPSGSAVSTAPQLKPVSTTDVGKISKNKKKKLKKKQKRQAELLKTRMLEIEALEREAEIKEEKAKDSGDKDTPEQASPMQPAPPSLGPSMALGESEDDEDEEEEGEDEEEEGERERPVRLTNHTCAAPSQEQNEAPHTPSGDPADEAEEEEEEEEEEEEEPTPVAEKDAPIPPISEEGNGDLTQADGEEEEGEEEDPLKGKGENVEETEEKKVEEQDEDKEEEEEKETETEDPKSESKPEEEVPVVDEEDSKEQEEEEYEGEDEDDDTTADLLTDSTSPIKPHTNKTNSAQTNGHVLLGSEARIQNTGIPPPPSPTPEPLLCPLVESELSYTDRDISLSSGYELYNGEGREPGLTNGSSERHQGTVPLFPDLPLDPEPGNPVSVGTADIGTDPSSNSPTADRSRTVSSSSTGDMPKVRARAADLLINPLDPRNAESIRVKIADLGNACWVHKHFTEDIQTRQYRSIEVLIGAGYGTPADIWSTACMAFELATGDYLFEPHSGEDYSRDEDHIAHIIELLGCIPRHFALSGKYSREFFNRRDHIALITELLGKVPRKVVAAGKYSREFFSKKGELRHITKLKPWSLFDVLVEKYGWAHEDAGHFTQFLLPMLEMVPEKRASAGECLNHPWLNS, encoded by the exons acctgaaaaccagcaGAAAGCCCCGGTGAGCACCCCTCCTCCCCCGCCACCCCCTCCACCTCCCCCTGAGCTGGCAGGGCCAACGGAGCCGGAGGAGGAGATCCTGGGCTCCGACGATGAGGAGCAGGAGGACCCCGCGGACTACTGTAAAG GCGGGTACCATCCGGTGAAGATCGGGGATTTATTCAACGGAAGGTACCATGTGATCAGAAAGTTGGGGTGGGGCCACTTCTCCACAGTATGGCTGTGCTGGGACATACA AGTGAAGAACTTTGTGGCGATGAAGGTGGTGAAGAGCGCCCAGCACTACACAGAAACGGCCTTGGATGAGATCAAACTGCTGCGATGT GTGAGAGAAAGCGACCCCGGTGATCCCAACAAGGACATGGTGGTTCAGCTGATTGACGACTTCAAGATCTCTGGGGTCAACGGCATAC ATGTGTGTATGGTGTTCGAGGTGCTGGGTCATCACCTGCTCAAATGGATCATTAAATCCAACTACCAAGGTCTGCCGCTGCCGTGTGTCAAGAGCATTATCAAACAg GTCCTGCAGGGGCTGGACTACCTCCACGCCAAATGTAAAATCATTCACACAGACATCAAGCCAGAGAACATCCTGATGTGTGTTGATGACGTGTTTGTGAGGCGGATGGCCATGGAGGCAACGGAGTGGCAGAAAGCTGGAGCCCCACCGCCGTCTGGATCAGCAg ttagCACAGCCCCTCAGCTCAAACCAGTGAGTACAACTGAT GTGGGAAAAATctccaagaacaagaagaagaagctgaagaagaagcagaagcggCAGGCTGAGCTGCTGAAGACTCGGATGTTGGAGATCGAAGCCTTGGAACGAGAGGCTGAGATAAAGGAAGAAAAGGCCAAAGATAGCGGGGACAAAGACACACCTGAGCAAGCTTCCCCTATGCAGCCGGCACCTCCATCACTGGGGCCTAGCATGGCACTGGGAGAGAGCGAGGATGAcgaggatgaagaggaggaaggggaagatgaggaagaagaaggagagagggaGAGGCCTGTCAGGTTGACTAATCATACAT GTGCAGCACCTTCCCAGGAGCAGAATGAAGCACCTCACACTCCTTCTGGTGATCCAGCAGACGAggcggaagaggaagaagaggaagaagaagaggaggaggaggaacctaCACCAGTTGCTGAAAAAGATGCTCCCATTCCCCCCATCTCAGAGGAAGGTAATGGAGATTTAACACAAGCAGatggggaggaagaggagggggaggaggaggatccGTTGAAGGGAAAGGGGGAGAATGTGGAGGAGACtgaggagaagaaagtggaggagCAAGATGAAgataaagaagaggaagaagagaaggAGACTGAGACAGAGGATCCAAAATCTGAGAGTAAACCAGAGGAAGAGGTGCCAGTGGTGGATGAAGAAGACTCAAAGGAGCAGGAGGAAGAGGAGTATGAGGGTGAAGACGAGGATGACGATACGACAGCTGACCTCCTGACTGACAGCACCTCCCCAATCAAACCCCACACCAATAAAACCAATTCAGCTCAGACCAACGGGCATGTTTTATTAGGCTCTGAGGCACGCATACAAAACACTGGCATTCCTCCACCTCCTTCACCCACCCCCGAGCCTCTcctctgccccctggtggagtctGAGCTCAGCTACACAGACAGGGACATCTCCCTCAGCTCCGGATACGAGTTGTATAACGGAGAGGGGCGAGAGCCGGGCCTGACCAACGGCTCTAGTGAGCGACATCAGGGAACGGTGCCCCTGTTCCCTGACTTGCCCCTGGACCCTGAACCGGGAAACCCTGTTTCAGTTGGGACGGCAGACATCGGAACTGACCCTTCGTCAAACAGCCCCACCGCAGACCGTAGTCGCACTGTGTCATCCTCGAGCACTGGAGACATGCCTAAAG TCAGGGCCAGAGCTGCAGACCTGCTGATCAACCCGCTGGACCCCCGCAACGCTGAGTCAATCAGAGTCAAAATCGCTGACCTTGGAAATGCTTGCTGGGTG CACAAGCACTTTACAGAAGACATCCAAACAAGACAGTATCGTTCCATAGAAGTCTTGATAGGAGCTGGTTATGGTACTCCAGCTGATATCTGGAGTACAGCCTGCATG GCGTTTGAGCTGGCCACAGGAGATTATCTGTTTGAGCCTCACTCAGGAGAGGACTACTCCCGTGATGAGG ACCACATAGCCCACATCATAGAGCTGCTGGGCTGTATTCCGAGGCACTTTGCACTCTCTGGAAAATATTCCCGGGAGTTCTTCAACAGAAGAG ACCACATCGCTCTGATCACGGAGCTCCTTGGGAAGGTCCCACGCAAAGTGGTTGCTGCCGGGAAGTACAGCCGAGAGTTTTTCTCCAAGAAAG GTGAGTTGCGACACATCACCAAGCTGAAGCCGTGGTCTTTGTTTGATGTGTTGGTGGAGAAGTACGGCTGGGCGCATGAAGACGCTGGCCACTTCACCCAGTTCCTTCTGCCCATGCTGGAGATGGTCCCTGAGAAGAGAGCCTCAGCTGGCGAATGCCTAAACCACCCCTGGCTCAACTCATAG